The Nitrospirota bacterium genome includes the window CAAAAAGCACCATGATGGCCCCTGCATAAATAATCAATTCCAGCACGGCGGCAAACGGAGCCCCGAGGATAAAGAAGATCACCGCTACCGACATCAGGGACACGATCAGATACAGAAGCGCGTGCACCGCGTTGCTTTTCACGATCACCATAATGGTTGCTATTACGGCCACTGCCGCGGATATGTAAAAAACTGTATTCATAATAAATACCTCACGGCATGATGTCCCTTACATCAACTGGCGGCGTTTCATTTTCGGCCTCGCCTTTGTCCTTGCCTTCAATTGATGACCCGGCCACCCGGTAAAAATTATAATCATGATATTTCCCCGGCCCGTTTATCAGGAGGTCTTCTTTTTCATAGACAAGTTCCTGCCTCTTGTATTCACCCATTTCAAAATCAGGTGTAAGCTGTATCGCGTATGTCGGACATGCCTCCTCGCAAAACCCGCAGAAGATGCACCTTGAAAAATTAATGCGGAAAAATTCAGGATAGCGCCTGCCGTGTCCGTCTTCAGTTGCCTGAAGGGAAATACAATCAACAGGACACGCGGCCGCGCAGAGATAGCACGCCACGCAGCGTTCTTTTCCGTCCGGGTCGCGCGACAAAATTATGCGCCCCCTCCATCTCGGCGGCACATAAGGCTTTTCTTCAGGATACTGGACCGTCTCTCTCCGCCTGAACATGTGCAGGAACACCAGCCACATTGATCTCAATAAACTGAACATTGCTTCTCCTCTGATGCCCATAGGTTGAAGGGCGGATGCTGAATAAATACAATGACGACACCTTTAAAAAATAGAACAAGAACATGCCGAACATACGTTTGAATATTTTGCAAAAGCGGTTTCTCTTGCAAAATATTTATTGGTATCTCAACTTCCTGTCGATTCAGAGTGTTTATGAAGTATTCGCCCTTCAAAGATTTATCATTTTGGTACAGACAGATATCTATCATTTTTAATTTCCTGTTGCAAGCAAAATAGCCGCTGTCACCATCAGGTTCGCCAATGAAAGCGGCAGCATCACTTTCCATCCGAACGCCATCAACTGGTCATAACGGGGAC containing:
- the nuoI gene encoding NADH-quinone oxidoreductase subunit NuoI, with translation MGIRGEAMFSLLRSMWLVFLHMFRRRETVQYPEEKPYVPPRWRGRIILSRDPDGKERCVACYLCAAACPVDCISLQATEDGHGRRYPEFFRINFSRCIFCGFCEEACPTYAIQLTPDFEMGEYKRQELVYEKEDLLINGPGKYHDYNFYRVAGSSIEGKDKGEAENETPPVDVRDIMP